In Alphaproteobacteria bacterium, one DNA window encodes the following:
- a CDS encoding ABC transporter permease, producing the protein MLPLTLSIALSHLVARKRQSAVSVLGVSLGVGVFIAISGMMNGFQEFFRSEIIETNPHIVISDEYRAAPPQPLERLNPKDAIEVTRIIPRDPVRGISGAAGIMEALEAMPGVAATPTLSGSLILRRAGRDFSVSASGIDPVRESRVTRLASDIVKGSLDSLAAVPDGIIIGSQLAERMGADIGDTLTASASRGAVQRLRVVGIFKTGMDQVDRRSVYLSLARQQSLQMRPRIVNEIRIRLVQVAQSIPVAAELESRWGYKSAPWEETNSRILAVFKLQNFIIYFTVSSILIVAGFGIFNIITTVVLEKSRDIAILRAVGLGAGDIVRIFVWEALAVGLAGVILGCGLGFAFAEGLRQIPAPGASDPTQTLRIALPMWRFALAGGLALLTSLLAGFLPARRAGRADPLETIRGAS; encoded by the coding sequence GTGCTTCCCCTTACCCTCTCCATCGCCCTGTCTCATCTTGTGGCGCGTAAACGGCAAAGTGCCGTGTCGGTGCTGGGCGTGTCGTTGGGTGTTGGCGTGTTCATCGCCATATCGGGCATGATGAACGGGTTCCAAGAATTTTTCCGCAGCGAGATCATCGAAACCAACCCGCATATCGTAATCAGCGACGAATATCGAGCCGCTCCCCCGCAACCCCTGGAACGGCTGAACCCCAAAGACGCAATCGAGGTCACGCGCATCATCCCGCGCGATCCGGTGCGCGGCATTTCGGGCGCGGCTGGGATCATGGAGGCTTTGGAGGCCATGCCAGGTGTGGCCGCCACCCCCACATTAAGCGGCTCATTGATTCTACGCCGCGCGGGACGGGATTTTTCCGTATCGGCCAGCGGCATCGACCCCGTTCGCGAATCCCGTGTCACGCGCTTGGCCAGTGATATCGTCAAGGGCAGCCTGGACTCTCTGGCCGCAGTTCCCGACGGGATCATCATCGGTTCGCAACTTGCCGAACGCATGGGGGCAGATATCGGCGATACGCTGACCGCTTCGGCCTCGCGCGGCGCGGTTCAGCGGTTGCGCGTGGTGGGAATCTTCAAGACAGGCATGGATCAAGTGGATCGGCGCAGCGTGTATCTGTCGCTTGCGCGCCAGCAATCCTTGCAAATGCGCCCACGCATCGTGAACGAGATTCGCATTCGACTGGTCCAGGTCGCCCAATCCATCCCCGTAGCGGCTGAACTGGAATCGCGTTGGGGTTATAAATCCGCACCTTGGGAAGAAACCAATAGCCGCATCCTGGCCGTATTTAAGCTGCAAAACTTCATCATCTATTTTACCGTCAGCTCGATCCTGATCGTCGCGGGGTTTGGTATCTTCAACATCATCACCACTGTTGTTCTAGAAAAATCGCGCGACATCGCCATCCTTCGCGCCGTGGGGCTGGGCGCGGGCGATATCGTCCGCATCTTCGTCTGGGAGGCCTTGGCCGTAGGACTGGCCGGAGTCATCTTGGGCTGTGGGTTGGGCTTTGCCTTCGCCGAAGGCCTACGGCAGATTCCGGCGCCTGGCGCGTCGGACCCCACGCAAACCTTGCGCATTGCCTTGCCCATGTGGCGCTTCGCCTTGGCCGGTGGCCTTGCTCTGCTGACTTCCCTGTTGGCAGGATTCTTGCCCGCTCGCCGCGCCGGACGCGCCGACCCGCTGGAAACCATCCGGGGGGCTTCATGA
- a CDS encoding efflux RND transporter periplasmic adaptor subunit: MRIQWLLLLVAIVLGLGFWAWRSLAPMEVSVVTVERGKAIEAVYASGIVESDDQAEIGSVVAGRVVEVLVEEGQSITRGQPLARLDDSKIRQSLTDAQSRLEWAEKEAARAKSLLREGTGARQAYEKAQTELITAQTNLAVQQQALADLTISAPADGIVQRKDVEVGQSVAAQKALFITGALGRLVAKLDVDERDIPRVRLGANVALSSEAFAAEPVTAIVTLVRPRGDDATRSYRVEVALPAATRFMPGMTVDANIVLAEREGALLVPNNALIRAAALPGQGGARKASVWLIREGRLKRQEVSLGSQGPRTTEITQGLTPDDVVAERPDSQMREGRSVNPKR; the protein is encoded by the coding sequence ATGCGCATTCAATGGCTATTGTTGCTGGTGGCAATTGTCTTGGGGCTGGGTTTCTGGGCATGGCGCAGCCTGGCGCCGATGGAAGTTTCCGTCGTCACCGTTGAGCGCGGCAAAGCGATCGAGGCCGTTTATGCCTCGGGGATCGTCGAATCGGACGATCAAGCGGAGATCGGCAGCGTCGTAGCCGGTCGCGTTGTCGAAGTCTTGGTCGAGGAAGGGCAATCCATCACGCGCGGTCAGCCCTTGGCGCGTCTGGACGACTCTAAAATTCGGCAAAGCCTGACCGATGCCCAATCCCGACTGGAATGGGCGGAAAAGGAAGCGGCGCGCGCCAAATCGCTACTACGCGAAGGCACAGGAGCGCGGCAAGCCTATGAGAAGGCGCAAACCGAGCTGATCACGGCCCAAACGAATCTGGCCGTGCAGCAACAGGCTTTGGCCGATCTGACCATATCCGCGCCTGCCGACGGAATCGTTCAGCGCAAGGATGTAGAAGTCGGCCAAAGCGTGGCGGCGCAAAAGGCATTGTTCATCACGGGTGCCCTTGGCCGATTGGTGGCCAAGCTGGACGTGGACGAGCGCGACATCCCCCGCGTGCGCTTGGGCGCGAACGTCGCCTTGTCGTCCGAAGCCTTCGCCGCAGAGCCGGTCACGGCCATCGTCACGCTGGTGCGCCCGCGCGGCGACGACGCGACGCGTAGCTATCGCGTCGAAGTGGCCTTGCCTGCCGCCACGCGCTTTATGCCTGGCATGACGGTGGATGCGAATATCGTTCTGGCCGAACGCGAGGGGGCTTTGCTGGTGCCCAATAACGCCCTCATCCGCGCAGCCGCTCTCCCCGGCCAAGGCGGCGCGCGAAAGGCCAGTGTGTGGCTGATACGAGAGGGACGCCTGAAACGCCAGGAAGTCAGTTTAGGCAGCCAAGGCCCGCGCACGACCGAGATCACGCAAGGCCTGACGCCCGATGATGTCGTCGCGGAACGTCCCGATAGCCAGATGCGCGAAGGCCGATCCGTGAATCCCAAACGCTAG